TCGGTAATGGTATCTGTTCCGTCGCTGAAAGTCCAGAGGAACTGCGATGTAAACCCGGCTACGCTGTTGTTGGTGATAGGGACGCGCATGCCGAGCGAGTCGTTGCAATGGTACAGCGTTGAGGGAGTGGAAGCGGTGATGCGGGTGGCGCAATTGTATACGGTGATGAGGATGTCTTTGTGGTGCGTGCCGAGCATCCGCCGGGTGGCTCTGTCCCATTCCGTCACGCAAACCGATACCACGAATTGCCCGGCCCTGTCGGGCGTACCGGTGATGAGGCCGTTGTTATCGATGCTGAGTGGCGGGCTGCCGCCCATGGGGTTGGCACCGCTGTATGGCGGGATGTAGCTGACGGTGTTATTATATGGCGGGGGATTGGCGACGTTTTCGTTGTTGCGGCTGTTGCCGCCGGTAAGGGCACTGCAGAGGGCGTAGGTGAGGCTGTCGCCGTCGGGGTCTGTCGCCCGGTAATTGTAGCGTAGCGGGAGGCCGGCGCAGATCACAGGGGCTTCTTCGATGTCGAAAACGGCGCTGTTATTATGCGGGCGCAGCTCGGTGCCGGGGATCCAGGTCACGAAGTTGGAACCTTCGCGCTCGGAGTTGTAGATGTTGGTAAGGGCTTCGCCGCGGCAGCATCTTTGGTAGGAAACATAATACCCGCCGGGGATAGCCGCCAGTTCGATGACGTCGCTTTCATAAAACGCCACTTCGAGGTAAACGGTTTGCGGGGCAAGACAGGGGTTTTTGAGGGTATCGCGGATGGAAGCGGTGTGGGCGATGGTCATGAGCCTCGGTGCGCCTACACGGCTGCCGGAAGCGGTGAAAATGTGGAAAGGAACGGGGTTTTCGAAATAATCCAGGCATCCCTGGCGGGTGCCGCACACAAAATTGCCGTCCCGGTATAACTTCATGATGATCCGGTACCGGTGTAAACCGCTAGCGGGGTTGATGCCAAGATGGCGATAAAATATTTCCCCACCGATTATATGGTACGCGTTCACATCGCCGATCAGGAAACAGACCAGTAAGATCAGGAGCGTTACAAATTTGCCCATGGGGTTAGGCGTTTTGTGTAACCATAATTTACGGAAAAACGGGCGCTTGCTGAAATTTAAGTGCCGGGCGGGCTAAATAATTTTAGCGATAAAGTGTAAGGGGTTGTCGGATAGCCGTATGGAAAAGGGAGACTTTTCGTTTAACCGCGAAGTTTACCCGGCGGCGGGGAGAAACAGGAAACAAGCCCCCCTGCGGCACGGTCGCGCGGCAGGGGGAACTGAAATATCGATTATTGCCGGTGCTGGCAGAAAGTGATGAACTGATGCAGGAGCAGGCTGCTTTCTTCAAAAACCTCGAGCATTCCCATATGCCCGACGCGGTCGAAGATATGGATGCTGGCGATGGATGGCAGCACCACCTGGCTCATGCTGTTTTCCAGCGGAACGGCCTGGTCTTCTTTCCCGACAAAGAAAAATACCGGTTTGGAAATGCCGGATAAGACGGTGGTCCTGTCGGGCCGGGCGATCATCGCTTCGTAATAAGCGATCATGCTGGCCATGGGTATTTTGATGGCCTGTTGCATGTAGTTATCGATCCGGGCTACCTGTTTGCCCCTGAATTCCGCCGCGAACATATTGGGGAGCAATTGGGTCACGAAAGATTCCACGCCGTATTGCTGCATGATGCGGATGGATTTGCGGCGGTTTTCCCGTTTCTCTTCGGTATCCGGCCGGGCGGTGGAGCTGAAGAGCCCGAGGCCTTCCACGGCATCGGGATAGGCTTCAGCAAAAGCGAGGGCTACGTATCCGCCCATCGAGTGGCCGATCACAACGGCGCTGGCGATACCTTCGGCCTGTAGGGCCTTCCAGGCAAAAGCTGCCATGGATTCCATGCTGAGGGGGAAGTGAGGCCGGAACGGCCGGTGCCGGGGAGATCCGGGACAATTACCCGGTAATGTGCGCGGAGATAAGCGGTCTGGTGCTCCCAAACGGAATGGTCTTCCGCGAAACCATGCAGCAAAAGCACTGCGTCGCCCTGGCCTTCGGCCCAGTAAGCGCCCTCTTGTCCTGCGTTATCGAATGTTTTCCACATGTTTCCTGCGTATTACACGTAAAACAATGGTGTATGCCAGCAGCAAGATACAAAAGATCACCGGTGCGATGGCGATGTAGCTGCAATATTTGACGTAAAACGTCTGGTAGGAATCGCATTGCACTTCCCCCGACAGCACACCCGGTTCCCAGTATGGCAACGATGCTTCGATGTGGCCCAGTGGCGAGATCAGCGCGGAAATGCCGGTGTTGGCGCTCCTTGCCACCCATCTGCGCGTTTCGATGGCGCGGAGGCGGGCGTATTGCAGGTGCTGGCGGTGCCCCTCGGTATTGCCCCACCATCCGTCGTTGGTGCAAACCACCAGCAATTGGGCGCCTTCCCGGACTTTTTCGGCCACGAAGCTGCCATACACCGATTCATAGCAGATGGCGGTGTAGATGTTGCAGGTATTGTTGGTGAAGAAAGATACCCCGGGCGTCAATCCATAACTGCCGGAAATGCCGCCCATATCCAGGGCGAGTTTTTTCATGAAAGGGAGATAACGCATGTAGGGTGTCAGTTCCACGCCAGGCACGAGCCGGGATTTATGATAAACCTGCACGTTGTCGGAGGTATCGATCTGGACGGAAGCATTGAACGCGTCGTACCAGTAATTGCCTTCTGAAGCGTGGCGCGCGGTGGCGGGGATATCGTCCATCACGGTGTATTGTTTATACGTGGCGGCGCCGGAAATGAGCCGTGCTTTGGGGTATTGGCGGAGGAATTCCCGGATGGCCAGCACTTCGGGCTGTGCGTTCAGTTCGTGTTCCCAGGAGCCGGTGGGGAATAGCGCGGTTTCGGGCCAGATGATGAAGCGGGTAGATGTGTCGGTTTTTTGCGCGGAGAGGTCCAGCAGTTTGCGGAGTTGCAGCTCCGCGGCGCCCCGCGCGAATTTCTCGTCGTAGGGGTCGATGTTCGGTTGTACCACTACGATCTTCTCCCTGCCGGCATTTTGCGTATAGCCGGAAGCGAGGAAGGAACCGATGGTGGGCAGGAGAATGGCGAGCGCGGGCGCCAGTGCCGCCCTGAAATGGGGCGTTTCCCGGTATTGGAGAATGGCGCGGTAAATGAGGATGTTGACGATCAGCACCCACCACGATCCGCCTTCCGTACCGAAATATTCATACCACTGCACCCATTCGGGCCGCATGGCAAACGCGTTGCCAAGGGTGAGCCAGGGCCAGCTAAGCTCCCAGTGCTGGTGAATGTATTCGAAAGTCATCCAGTAAACGGCGAGGGCGAAATACCCGGTGGCCCTTCCCGCGCGCAGTCGCGTGGTGCGGTAAGCCATCCAGGGGATGGTCATGAGCAGGGCGTTGAAGGCGTTGGCGAAGATGCCGCTGGCGGGAACGGTGGTGTTGCCGACCCACCAGGTGGTGGCGGTATTCCATATCCAGAAGGCAAGAAAGAGGAGCCCGAAATAGGCGCCGGGTCGTTCGGTCATTTTATCGCTCATGGCGAGGAGGGGAACGAAGCCGAAAAAGATCAGGAAGGTAAGGGAAGAAGTTGGCCAGGCCGCCCATAGCAGGAGGCCGGACAGAAGACTGAGCAGCAGGGCGCTGCGCTTGCGCAGGATGGCTTTCATTTTTCAAATATAACAGGGAAACGCAAGAAAAAGGGCCCGCTGTGGCAGGCCCTCCGAAATATCACGGGAAAATGTTATCAGATTAGCGGCTGTAGTTCGGCGCTTCTTTGGTGATCACTACGTCGTGCGGGTGGTTTTCCTTCACGGTAGCGGAAGTGATCTTCACGAACTGCGCGTCTTGCAGGGCCTTGATGTCTTTGGCGCCTACATAACCCATACCTGCGCGGAGGCCGCCAACGAACTGCTGCACTACTTCGGCGAGGGTGCCTTTGTAGGGAACACGGCCTACGATACCTTCCGGAACGAGTTTCTTGATGTCGGCTTCCACATCCTGGAAGTAACGGTCTTTCGAACCTTCCGCCATAGCCTCGATGGAGCCCATGCCGCGGTAGGATTTGAACTTACGGCCTTCATAGATGATGGTTTCTCCGGGCGATTCTTCCACGCCGGCGAAGATGGAGCCGGCCATGATGGTGGAAGCGCCTGCTGCGAGGGCTTTCACCATGTCGCCGGTGTAACGGATACCGCCGTCCGCGATAACGGGGACGCCTGCTTTTTTCAGGGCCTGCGCGGCGTTCATCACGGCCGACAGCTGCGGGAAACCGGCGCCGGTCACCACGCGGGTGGTGCAGATGGAACCGGGTCCTACACCTACTTTCACAGCGTCTGCACCGGCGGCTGCCAGGGCGAGGGCGCCTTCGGCAGTTGCCACGTTGCCACCGATCACCTGCAGTTTCGGGAAACTCTTTTTCAGTTTCTTCAGGGCTTCAAGCACATAGATGGAATGGCCGTGGGCGCTGTCGAGCGTAACCACGTCCACGCCTACGTTCAGCAATGCGGCGGCGCGATCCTGCAGATCAGCCGTGATACCAAGCGCTGCGCCTACGAGCAGGCGGCCGAATTGGTCTTTGGCGGCGATGGGGGAGCTTTGCAGCTGGAGAATGTCGCGGTATGTGATGAGCCCTACCAGTTTACCCTGTTTGTTGACTACGGGCAGTTTTTCGATGCGGTGCTGCTGAAGGATCTTTTCCGCCTTTTTCATGTCCGTGCCTTCGGGAGCGGTCACGAGGTTTTCCTTCGTCATCACTTCACTGATAAGGCGTTTGGTATTATGTTTTTCGAAGCGGAGGTCGCGGTTGGTGAGGATGCCGATGAGCTTTTTGTCGCCGTCGACGATGGGTATGCCGCTGATGCCGTTATCGCGCATGAGGCGCAATGCCTGGCCGATGGTGGAGTCTGCGCTGAGGGTAACCGGGTCGAGGATCAGGCCGCTCTCGCTGCGTTTCACCTTCCTTACCAGTTCCGCCTGCTTCTCGATGCTCATGTTCTTGTGCAGGATACCCAGGCCGCCTTCACGCGCCAAAGCAATGGCGAGGGTGGCTTCCGTAACGGTATCCATGGCGGCAGACACCATGGGGATGTTGATACGCAGGTTCTTGGTAAGTTGTGTGGAGATATTGACTTCTCTGGGCAGTACTTCGGAGTAGGCAGGCACCAGTAAAACATCATCAAAGGTGAGACCGTCAGCTACAAATTTCTCTTTGGATTTTCCCGCAGGCATATTGCAATTATTTTGGTAAGGTTGCTAAATAATTGCACGCAAATGTACGACTATTTATGGATTCAACGCAAACCGATTTTCATGTACGGTATTAATATCATGTGTGTGCAGGCCGGCGCCAGCCGGAAATGGTAAAGCCCGCTCCGGGCAATCCATTCATTTTTAATTCCCCAGGCGCTGGAACGTATGACCCGGCATGGCCTTTACGATCCCCATCATTTCCAGCCCCAACATCACTTCCGCCACCTGGCTCCGCGGAATGCCGCTGCGGTATTGGATCTCATCCATGCTGAAGCGCCCGGTGCCCAGGGTGTCGAGGATCTGCCGCTGGTCGGGACTGAGCTCGTTGAACAACGCCGTTTGTACGGGGGATGGCGGCTGGGTGGACTGCCCATCCCAGTTCATCGCCTCGGCGATGTCCGTGGCGGAGGTCACCAGGGCGGCCTTGTGCTGCCGGATGAGCGTGAGGCAACCGGCCGACCGGTCGTCGCCGATCCGGCCGGGAACGGCCAGCACGTCCCGGTTATACCCGTGGGCCAGGTCGGCGGTGATGAGCGAGCCGCCGGTAATGCCGCTTTCGATTACCAGGATACCATCGCAAATGCCGGACACGATGCGGTTGCGCCGGGGGAAGTGCATGCGGTTCAGGGGCGTACCGCTGGGGAAGTCGGTCAGCAACCCGCCCTGTTCCAGCATCTGCCTGGCGACGCGGGCGTGGGCGGCGGGATAGAGTTTGTCGTGCCCGTGGGCGAGCACGCCGATGGTGGGCAGGCCGGCGTCCAGGGCGGCCTGGTGGGCGGCGATATCGATTCCATAGGCCATCCCGCTCACGATGGTGACGTTGAGCGGTGTGAGGCCGGCCACGAGGGCCCGGCAGCAATCCGTTCCGTATGCGCTGGGCCGCCGGGTGCCCACAACGGCCAGCATGCGGGGAGCGCGGAGGTCCATGTTGCCGCGGGCGTACAGGAGAACGGGCGCATCCCAGCAATGGCGGAGGCGGGAGGGGTAATCGGCGGCCGTCCAGAAGAGGGGGTGATATGATGGCGCTCCAGGAACCGGATTTCTTCGTCGGTACGATGGAAGTCGCGGAACTGCCGGATGGCGTCCGCGCGGAATGGCCCCACGGTAGGGATGCGCTCCAGCTCGCGGCGGGGGGCGGAGAAGATGGAAACGGCGTCGCCGAAATGTTCGGCGAGGTGGCGCGCTACTACGTCCCCGATTTGTGGGATGAGCGTAAGCGCAATACGGCATTGGGTTTCGGTTGGCATGGATGAAAATTTGAGGGATTCGAAGCTAGGGGAATTTGCGCAAAAAGAAACCTGAGAATATCTCCGGAAAACGGAGATATTCTCACCGTTTTTTTCAGGCTCCGATTGGAATTTTCCCGATTTTTGTTTTGTTGTCTCCTGAACACACCTAAAAAAATACCGTATATGCGTTACGTTTGTTTCATTGTATTGGTAATGATGCTTGGCTGCAAGTCGGCCGGTCCCGTGGCTTCGGGTGTTTCGCCTGCCGCCGCTGATCCCTGGACTTATGGTCCTGCCTGGGCAGCGCTCTGGCAGCAACGTGCGGGCGAGTACAGGGCCTTGTGCCTGCAGGCGTATCGCGCAGCTGGCGAAAGGGTGGAAGAGATGCGCCATCAGCAGACGTTGCGCCCGAGGGCAATTGTGACGGACATTGACGAAACGATCCTGGATAACAGCCCGTATTCCGCGTCCGTGGCGCTGGCGGGCAAGGGCTGGTCGCAGGCGTCGTGGGAGGCTTGGACCAAGAAGGCTGTGGCGGACCCTGTGCCGGGGGCTTTGGAATTCTTCCGGTTCGCCGCACAGAGCGGGTTTACGATTTATTACATCACTAACCGGCTGGAAAGCGAGCGAGCGGCTACGTTACAGAATCTGCAGCGTGCGGGCTTCCCCGGAGCGGATAACGAGCACCTGCTCCTGTCTTCCGGTAATTCCGACAAAGCGCCCCGCCGGCAGGAGGTGGCGAAGAAATACGAAATCGCCATGCTGGTAGGGGATAACCTCAATGATTTCTCCGATATTTTTTACAAACAACCCGC
Above is a genomic segment from Chitinophaga pollutisoli containing:
- a CDS encoding gliding motility-associated C-terminal domain-containing protein; the encoded protein is MGKFVTLLILLVCFLIGDVNAYHIIGGEIFYRHLGINPASGLHRYRIIMKLYRDGNFVCGTRQGCLDYFENPVPFHIFTASGSRVGAPRLMTIAHTASIRDTLKNPCLAPQTVYLEVAFYESDVIELAAIPGGYYVSYQRCCRGEALTNIYNSEREGSNFVTWIPGTELRPHNNSAVFDIEEAPVICAGLPLRYNYRATDPDGDSLTYALCSALTGGNSRNNENVANPPPYNNTVSYIPPYSGANPMGGSPPLSIDNNGLITGTPDRAGQFVVSVCVTEWDRATRRMLGTHHKDILITVYNCATRITASTPSTLYHCNDSLGMRVPITNNSVAGFTSQFLWTFSDGTDTITDSRNVFYKTFADTGVFNLKLVVNPGLPCTDSTTGRIFNYPGLRSGFTVQGLCRENPVYFTDTSTYRNGVITYRQWDFGDPATDADTSNITSPLYRYANGDIYTIKLTLKTNRGCDATVTQNFRLYDVRPFAGNDTILARGQTLRLNGQGGEMYQWSPAHMLSDGNARDPLLTWNEEITLRLRVSNQQGCVGYDDINVKYYTGPEFYIPNAFSPNGDGVNDYFRFIPVGIREYQYFRIFNRWGELVYNSLDFRKGWDGYYKGRPAAVDTYLWILEGIDLHGVKISKKGTVTLLR
- the lnt gene encoding apolipoprotein N-acyltransferase; amino-acid sequence: MKAILRKRSALLLSLLSGLLLWAAWPTSSLTFLIFFGFVPLLAMSDKMTERPGAYFGLLFLAFWIWNTATTWWVGNTTVPASGIFANAFNALLMTIPWMAYRTTRLRAGRATGYFALAVYWMTFEYIHQHWELSWPWLTLGNAFAMRPEWVQWYEYFGTEGGSWWVLIVNILIYRAILQYRETPHFRAALAPALAILLPTIGSFLASGYTQNAGREKIVVVQPNIDPYDEKFARGAAELQLRKLLDLSAQKTDTSTRFIIWPETALFPTGSWEHELNAQPEVLAIREFLRQYPKARLISGAATYKQYTVMDDIPATARHASEGNYWYDAFNASVQIDTSDNVQVYHKSRLVPGVELTPYMRYLPFMKKLALDMGGISGSYGLTPGVSFFTNNTCNIYTAICYESVYGSFVAEKVREGAQLLVVCTNDGWWGNTEGHRQHLQYARLRAIETRRWVARSANTGISALISPLGHIEASLPYWEPGVLSGEVQCDSYQTFYVKYCSYIAIAPVIFCILLLAYTIVLRVIRRKHVENIR
- the guaB gene encoding IMP dehydrogenase, producing MPAGKSKEKFVADGLTFDDVLLVPAYSEVLPREVNISTQLTKNLRINIPMVSAAMDTVTEATLAIALAREGGLGILHKNMSIEKQAELVRKVKRSESGLILDPVTLSADSTIGQALRLMRDNGISGIPIVDGDKKLIGILTNRDLRFEKHNTKRLISEVMTKENLVTAPEGTDMKKAEKILQQHRIEKLPVVNKQGKLVGLITYRDILQLQSSPIAAKDQFGRLLVGAALGITADLQDRAAALLNVGVDVVTLDSAHGHSIYVLEALKKLKKSFPKLQVIGGNVATAEGALALAAAGADAVKVGVGPGSICTTRVVTGAGFPQLSAVMNAAQALKKAGVPVIADGGIRYTGDMVKALAAGASTIMAGSIFAGVEESPGETIIYEGRKFKSYRGMGSIEAMAEGSKDRYFQDVEADIKKLVPEGIVGRVPYKGTLAEVVQQFVGGLRAGMGYVGAKDIKALQDAQFVKITSATVKENHPHDVVITKEAPNYSR
- the dprA gene encoding DNA-processing protein DprA encodes the protein MPYCAYAHPTNRGRSSAPPRRTFRRRRFHLLRPPPRAGAHPYRGAIPRGRHPAVPRLPSYRRRNPVPGAPSYHPLFWTAADYPSRLRHCWDAPVLLYARGNMDLRAPRMLAVVGTRRPSAYGTDCCRALVAGLTPLNVTIVSGMAYGIDIAAHQAALDAGLPTIGVLAHGHDKLYPAAHARVARQMLEQGGLLTDFPSGTPLNRMHFPRRNRIVSGICDGILVIESGITGGSLITADLAHGYNRDVLAVPGRIGDDRSAGCLTLIRQHKAALVTSATDIAEAMNWDGQSTQPPSPVQTALFNELSPDQRQILDTLGTGRFSMDEIQYRSGIPRSQVAEVMLGLEMMGIVKAMPGHTFQRLGN
- a CDS encoding 5'-nucleotidase, lipoprotein e(P4) family; amino-acid sequence: MRYVCFIVLVMMLGCKSAGPVASGVSPAAADPWTYGPAWAALWQQRAGEYRALCLQAYRAAGERVEEMRHQQTLRPRAIVTDIDETILDNSPYSASVALAGKGWSQASWEAWTKKAVADPVPGALEFFRFAAQSGFTIYYITNRLESERAATLQNLQRAGFPGADNEHLLLSSGNSDKAPRRQEVAKKYEIAMLVGDNLNDFSDIFYKQPADVRNAKVDEVQQELGRRYILIPNAMYGDWLSALVPKGARPDSVLRRAIRVQ